One genomic window of Arachis duranensis cultivar V14167 unplaced genomic scaffold, aradu.V14167.gnm2.J7QH unplaced_Scaffold_343483, whole genome shotgun sequence includes the following:
- the LOC127744392 gene encoding peptidyl-prolyl cis-trans isomerase CYP21-4-like: MVSEKLKYRIEPLPVSSAHIPFPGMLGVKHEAFMLGTSKGKHTNKGFDLFNSTAPILDLNEKLIVVGRVIKGEDVVQVTEFASHCYGR, encoded by the exons ATGGTGTCGGAGAAATTGAAATATCGGATTGAACCTTTACCGGTGTCCTCTGCTCACATCCCTTTTCCAGGGATGTTAGG TGTGAAACATGAAGCATTCATGCTTGGAACTTCCAAGGGCAAGCACACCAACAAAGGATTTGATCTTTTCAATTCCACTGCACCAATACTAGATCTAAATGAGAAGCTTATTGTGGTTGGGCGAGTCATCAAGGGAGAGGATGTTGTTCAAGTAACTGAATTTGCATCTCATTGTTAT GGACGGTGA